The sequence below is a genomic window from Lolium perenne isolate Kyuss_39 chromosome 4, Kyuss_2.0, whole genome shotgun sequence.
tattgctcgccgcctgtctaatagagggcctatttttggaggaactattgcactgcgcgttttaacatatctaaggcttcctcttgatcctaatgatgtgccattggcccctaggagactcgatattgctgctatgaagagtcatcattttgttaccactgattctactttagataatatggtctatagaatgttgtttgctgacggggatgagaaggaaatccctcttccccaaccaggtttgttcagtattgacaggcaatcatggtcgtgcactaaggaggatgtggatgaacatatgaagatacaagacttccaccagcagcatgactccgaggacgccgaggcctcccacgactacaccgtcacgtatccgggtgcttcttctagcacatgcccggaatatgatccatcttcgtcgtactacggagatactacctcatggtctcgatgggattgaactccacttaggccaaaagcctaagcttggggggaggtataccagcatcactcattctttgcatattatgattgctggatacttgtacatacttgtttagtctctttgagtggttttctaataagaggaagatgatatttggggaagtgctgcctgaaaacagattctggactgtaactagaaaaattcgtgcgcacagccagaacgttattttgagctgccaatttttgtgcaggttccccaggttgttatctaactttcattagttgaacacttttcgagctgagcaacgtaatttttttgtaaaaatcgatttctgtactgctgtcaggttctggcagatttctgccatctcgcttttctgtgtttcttctagtttgctatttcttgttcttgctttgtttctttcccaaaacataaaaagaccaaaaatatttctgttgtttctcttcataatttgtttgctttggtttcttgcatttgtttcgctttatttgctattgctagtttgctataagaaaacccaaaaagattttgctttgtttgtttgtttcctcttgttcttgttctcaaattcgaaaacaccaaaaatatttgctgttcttctttgattttgtaaagttctttatgagttcaacggtcttcggtggctggagcgtggttttcatttcatattatccaagttgcacaagtgaaaaggcaataatgacgatctacgacaatctgattgtggtgagaggctggtatgaactctatttgttttcatttttgtacatatactcatccatgtgagcatgctttgttggttcatgtgaggtatatgttatttgagaaagtctagtagttcatgatctctcatgtttagctccaatttattaatatgagtagcatgtcatggatgtttgcttgcactgttttattcataagtaagtatggcattgtggtatcctcctctgaataattcatttatatcgacttggcacatgctcacgcatgcatatgactgaacaaaaagtcaattaagcctcgatgatctatattgctttagagttcttgtatcacttttatgcctccgttaatttattttgccgcaagcatgattatgacagttactgctctcttgatttgtcgctccctagtctattgctagccttcacttgtactgagcgggaacgctgctcgtgcttccaaaacacatgaaaaccaagttattccagagtgtccaccataaatacctatgcatggcatttcaaaccattccaagtaaattctcatgcgctacctttaaaaccttcaaaatgcttctcaatttgtgtttatgtttcatagctcatgaggaagtatgtggtgtttagctttcaaccttgtcatttacttctgacagactctcatatggactagtggcacatccgcttatccaataattttgcaaaaagagctggcaatgagattcccagtcccgaattaattaacttaaatagacactcctccatggtttgtgattgttggacggcacccgaaggattcggttagccatggcttgtgtaagcaaaggttggggggagtgtcatcatcataataaaactaaaataaaaaggcactccttcatggtatgagattgttggcaggcacccgaggattcggttagccatggtttgtgtaagaaaggttggaaggagtgccaaataaatatgcaataattcatgggagccgctcttgagagtccggttggcgaggtagttggtgtacccattaccattcgttgacaacaacaaacacctctcaaaataattttactcctgatttcaaaaatgaaaagctctagcgcatgttaatccacaacttccctctgcgaagggtcaatcttttacttctatgttgtgtctccattatttctttgagcactatcttgagagcacaactgtcattcttagtataatatgcttgtctcaaaatatgattgattgtggtataactttgatgcttttatctttgacaatcactacttctagtctttctatgaactccagaggtgcccgggcatttatgttttgccaatcaaatacaggcaagcgagataccactttatcatactctcttatgaacattgcaatcctgcttacatacatgattcatgatgcttattattaattgttggtacctctccatgattgacatagctgttagatgatcttatttgcatgtatctcattatgaactgcttaagtattagccatagcatgagaatatatacatcatatgagcaaatgtgttcgtgaaagttcttttatcgctcagttgttaactgaattgcttgaggacaagcaataagctaagcttggggggagttgatacgtccaaaacgtatctactttcccgaacacttttgctattgttttgcctctaatttgtgtattttggatgcaactaacacggactaacgctattttcagcagaactgttctggtgtctcgtttttgtgcagaaatccaactttcgggaaaatcctcggaatttatgcagaaggccctattttcccgaatgcgacggagccagaaggacaattaaggtggaggcccgagggccccacaccatagggcggcgcggcccgggggggcccgcgcggccatgtggtgtggccccctcggccggcctccgacgccctccttcggactatttatcggcctcgacctaaaaacgcacggggagaagtggaagtcgccagaaaccctccagaacgccgccacatcgcgaaactccgtcgcgggagccagaagtctccgttctggcactccgccgggacggggaattggaggagatcatcgccgccatcaccgccaacgcctctacatcaaccagccatgtttccccatccatgtgtgagtaattcccccgctgtaggccgaaggggatggtagggattggatgagattggtcatgtaatagcataagattgttagggcatagtgcctagtgtccgtaattggtactttgatgatattgttgcaacttgttatgcttaatgcttgtcactagggcccgagtgccatgatctcagatctgaacatgttattgtttcatcatgatattcattgtttatggtcttacctgcaagttgtatacacatgtcgctgtccggaaccaatggccccgaagtgacagaaatcgggacaaccggagggaatggtagcgatgtgaggatcacatgtgttcacggaatgttaatgctttgctccggtactctattaaaaggagtaccttaatatccagtagtttcccttgaggcttggccaccggctggtaggacaaaagatgttgtgcaagtttctcattgcgagcacgcacgactatatatggaacacatgcctattgattgctttgtacttggacaccgttttattattatctgcaaatgccctgctatgattgttacatgagtttctctcatccatgcaacgcccgttcatccgtccacgtgcctacagtattttaatcctgctgtttactaaaatcactactgctgtctctgttactctgctgctgttatttcactactgctactgctataaaactgttactactgataaacccttgcgagcaagtctatttccaggtgcagctgaattgacaactccgctgttaaggctttcaagtgttctttgtctccccttgtgtcgaatcaataaattgggttttacttccctcgaagactgttgcgatcccctatacttgtgggtcatcaaaaacGCCTAAAAATCCTAGTATAAAATCCACACGAGAGCGAGCTCGAACTTACAGCCATGATTGCAGACGCAGAAATTCCTCGGAACCACTCGAATCGAAGGCCAGCGACGATTCCCTTGAAGAAGTCCTAGAAAATGAAGGGGAAAAGTGAGGATTCAACGGGTACGAAACAATTACTTGGACGAAAACGTGTTCTAATCGCGTGGGAAGCAACACTGGAGGCGCACATCATCGGCGGTGCCCGGATTTACAACGCCACCGCGTAGTTCTAGGCGGCGGAAAAAAACCTAGGGTTGGGGGAAGAGCAGCAGAGGAGGAATTCCTAGACGAGGAAGAGGTAGGCAACTCACCGGAGGAAGCGGAGgagcgcgtcgtcttctccggtggCAGGAACCGTCGGCGGCGTGCGGAATCGCTCCGCCGTCGCCAACCTCTCCACCACGAAGCACACGAGCCCCCAGACAGGAACCGCCGTCTCGACCAGGTGGTGGGTGGGATGCAGCAAATGTAGGATAGGAGTAACGCCCTGTCCGCGAGTGGGTGACGTGGCGCAATAACAACCGACGATCGAAATCCCATCGGACGACGCTTCACCAGGAGGTTACGACGCGCGCGTCCCCCGGGGGAATAGAATCATTTTCCATATTTTTATACTCGTACCAATAATACAAGTGTAGACGAATTCTCCCAAAAAAGGAAAAGCGTAGACGGGGGATGacatcagggcatctccagcggcccgacgcatttcggacgctcaAATGTGGTCgcgtgcgtccgtttgcgtcgccccgcggacGCCAAATTGACCGCATGgggcgaaatgtccgtttgcgtcgggggctacctccagcggtccgacgcattttggacatgcAACTGTTTTTTTTGTGCTACTTCTTTACAGTTTATAGTTGAATGATCAAGTTTTAAACGCGAAAAAGATGTACTCTGATGTCATGTTGGTCCAATCGAATAGATTATAGCCTAAACAAATACATCAATCGACTAGATTCAAACATACTTAACATACAAATAAGAAGaaatttaaaaacatataaactaaaaCTATTTTTTGGCCTTCTTGTTCGAAGGCCCTGCATCGTCGTCGTCGAAACTCCTccgcctcttgcttgtcacctcgtCGTCGGAACTGGAGGACGAAGCGCCCGTCGAGGACTTGAAACTGGAAGAAATGGCGTCTTCGTCGTCGTCCGTGACGACGACGCGCCACTCGCGCCAGcgccctggacttcttccttgccgccgccttgTCGTCCGCCTTGGtatcggagtcctcctcctcctggcccccCTCCTCGTCGTCCGCGTCGCTGGCAGCGCCGCCTCCATCCTCCTCCTAGCCTTCGCTGCCATtgccgcctccctcctcctcgtcctcactcgGTGTGTAGGTAGGGTAGCTGGGCGTGGAGCCCGGATCGCTTGGCGTCGCTGGCGATTCCCACCAATGCAGGAATCCGGgcgacttgccctcgctctccgagtcggacggcagcgtgtagtcgCTCATGACGTGCCGGTGTTGAACAAGACGAGAGGATGAAGAAGGAGGcggttgaacttgaattaccctagacgcgggggttataatgtgcgcggattaacggcggcgcgtaaaacgaagaggccggcggttgctcttccgcggcggttcggcgctccattgcgGCGGTTGGTCGCCGGCGGTTGTGAATTGGAGGCCGATCGAACCTAGGTCGCTGCCATGAGGGCCCGTGGGGACGCGAGCGGACGCTCGGAGCGATCGCCgaacgtccgcggagacgcaaacctggcgcatatttgggcaggTTTGCGtcaccgcggacggcccggtcatttTGCGTCGCCCTGCTGGAACAAGCCCAGACGTATTTGCGGTCACGCCGGACGAAAACGGTTGCTCGGCGTccctttgcgtcgcgccgctggagatgcgctCACACTTTACAGTTGGCGCAAAGCAGACACGTGCAGCATCATCCGTTCTAAAACCTTCCTAAATCCTGGCCGGCCGAAATGTCGAAAAGCCCCAAACCAAGCGTAGCCGTAGGCGCTCAGCCTCCCCCAAAACAAAACAACACTCCTCTCGACACTCGACAAAACAAAACACAGAAGCCAGCCGGCTGCCGATCGATCGAGCACGTACAAATACGGCCCCAATTTCACCGCCCCTCTTTCCCTCCACGCTTTTCCGTTTCCCTCCACAGCATCCCTCCCCATTTTTGAGATCCAAAATCCCAATCCCGGCCCCTTATCTCTCCTCCTACCCCCAAGTCCCCAACCCCATCCTCCTCCTACCTCCCCCTTCCCGCCGCTCCAAACCCCTGCCGTTGCCGATCGGGCGTCCGAGCTTGCGGCGAACTGGTAGCATCCGGCCAGCGGGAGCAGGCGGCGGCCGGATCGCTCCGGGAGCGGAGATCTGCGCCGGATCGGGGACCACTAACCCCTAAACCCTCGCGATCCGCGCCGGATCGCCGGTGCTGCGCGGAGGCGGGACCGCGAGCTCCGATCCGCGGCGTGGGCAGATCCGCGGCATGGACTCCTCCGTCGAGAAGGTGAGCCCCGATCCGCGGGTTTTCGAGCTTGATCTGCGATTCGGTACAAGGTTTTGGGCTTCAACCTGACGTTATTTTTGTTGCTCGATCTGTTCGGCAGGGGAGCGGATCGCTGGATCCGGACGGGCGCGCGGCGGCGTCCGGGAACCCCAAGGCCTGCACCGACTGCTACGCCACCAAGACGCCGCTCTGGCGCGGCGGGCCCGAGGGACCCAAGGTGTGTGAGCGCCCCCGATCTGCTCTATTTTTCCGCCTGCCTTGCTCCGTGCTCCCGATCTGCGCGCCTCTTGGTCTGTTTCCGGCGCCTGATCTGACCGATCtggttttttcttttcttgtcGTGTTCGAAAAACAGTCGCTGTGCAACGCGTGCGGGATCCGGTACAGGAAGAAGCGGCGGGAGGCGCTGGGGCTGGACGGGCCCAAGAGACGGGAGCctgtggcggcggcggacgcggcctgcgcggaggacgccggcggtgaggaggaggaagaagacgaggagcagcagcagcagccggagACGACGAAGAAGAGCAAGCGCGTGGGGCCGTGGGGCAAGGTGACGGTGGAGCTGCGCATGGTGGGGTTCGGCAAGGACGCGGTGCTCAAGCAGCGGCGCCGGATGCGGCGCAAGAGGCGCCTCGGCGAGGAGGAGAAGGCCGCCATCCTACTCATGGCGCTCTCCTCCGGCGTCATCTACGCCTCCTGAGATCCCCGACCaccaacaagccaagatccaagagGAACCAAAGGCGCGCGGCATCAGAAGATGAGAGCAGATCGAGTAGCTACCCTGTTTTTCCTGGTACTGTTGCTTAGTTTTTCCGGCTAATTAGTTGATATAAGCGGCGAGTTAATAATGGATGGTGATGCAGCAGCAGTAGCTGCTCATCTGTTCTTGCCTAAGTAGCTGTGATGTTACTGGTACTAGTAGTAGTATGTTAGCTTGTAGTAGTGACATTGCAATGTAAGAAGAAGTTTATGATCATCCATCTTCCATCCGAGCAGCTCCAGATCTGTGCAAGTGCCAACCTTTCTTTCTTCTTCATGGCAGCTCATCCCATCTGCTGATGGTCCATGCTTCTTTTACTTTGGGATCTGGGTGCTGCAGTGCAGTGTTTATCTTTGAATCTTGAGCAGTGGCATGGCAGCCTGGCCGTTGCCTGGTGTGGGGGAGTGCTGAAAATAGTCATGTCACCGTCCAGTGTAGCATTTCTCCAAAGGGAAAAGTTAGCACTTGGTCACTCTTGGGCAGCTCCACTCCACTGCTGCTAGCTGCCCCCAGCTACGAGCTGTAGCTCACTCATCACTCGCTACCCGGAGTAGGAGTGTGTGATGTCTGCGGCCTGGTGAAAGGCGACATGGGAATTTGCTCGATTTGGAGGCTGCATATCATCCCGTGCCATGCGAATCCTGTGACCGCTCCGTGTGTGcgtttttgttgtttttgttgtCTCGGATCAGGAGTTCTTGCTTTGACGAGTTGATGTTACAATAATGTTGGCCGTGGCCGTGGCCGTGGGTATCTTGTGATCCTGGTTGGTGGTTTGTTCCGTTTTGTTCTCATCCAGAAAAGCCTCGTGGCTTTGCTTTGCTCTTGGATTGTGACAAGTGATATCCGGGTTATGCCAAACAAATGCTGTTTGTTTAGTTAGTAGTGCACTCCAGCGACAGGTAATGATAGTCTTGCGTGCGGGTGTTTTGGGCGCGTGATTTTGCCTCATGGGTGTTGCTGTGCCAGATTTAGAAACTGCGAAATGCGACGTGGCGAACGAGGTACTAAACTTTGTCCATTACTTACCAAAAAAGTTATGCCGCTACAAATAAAAGCAGAGGATTTAATAATATGAACTTCATCTACCAATGCTGGTAAAAAATATCCCATACGAATAGTGAGCCTTTAGAATGATGGACCGATCCAAATCATCAACCGACATATGTTTGCCATCTGAAAGAGCCAAAGAGGGAGTGGTTTGTAATGTTTCAATTTTCTAGTAAGCATTGTGTAATGTTTGTTCCGTCAGGAATTGTGAATCATCATATTCTGCTTGAAAATCTACACGGGTGTTCTTTTAAGTTTTTTTGTTCAAATCCATATGCGGTGGGAGAGAACCAAACATGATAGTTTGCTCATCAGGATACTATATTTATTCTGAAAGAATACCGAACAAAAAGGAAATCTCATTACCTCGAACCCTTATGCATTGAAATCTGTAAATTACCTTGCATGCCTTCTATTAAAGAAAGGTATTTCATTGGCGTACTTTCGGAAAAAAACCCTCAGACCTACCGCCCGATCAAGCTCATAATCAAACGAGGATAAGCTATtgacctaccatggaacctatgaATTTATTTCAATGCTACTATCCTTTTCATTTATAAGGAGTGAGCTTATGTAAGATAAAGATGAATAGCGTGTTCATTATTTTTACTTCTTTATCTAGAAAATATCCTATTTGGTTTCATCCAACGTTCATATGTATATTAGTGATATGAATAAGAAGGTATTGGCATGGAAGACATCGAGAATTACACTCACAGCACCACAACTAGAATACGTTCTTTTTTTATGTGACTGTCGCCATGCATAACTAATGTTTGACCCAGTCAACACCATATGGCTGCCAGTCTGCCCGGGCGTTCGGTCTGTTCGGTTTGCTCGGTCCGGTCTCTTCGGTCTTTGTCAATTTCGGTCATCTGAGAATGCTACCCGTATTAGCATCGGTCTTTCCGGTCTTTTTGTATTCGGTCTTCGGTCTTTTCGGTCCGGTCTTCGGTCATGACCGTATAGACCAAATAGAGAAAAATGGCAGCACAGTATATACAGAATGACAACAACAAAAATGCACAAGTTCATCCCATCCTAATGTACATATTGATCACGCCAATTTGCATCTTCAGATTCAGATGCCATCTACTGAAACGCAGTAAGAAAATTGCATCGCTGTCCATTCTCAACAGCAAACGCATCTCAGATCTAGCCAAATAAAAGTAACTAGCGTACAAAATGGATCACAGAGAATCAGTAATCAACTATTACTTCAGCACTCTAGGCTTCTAGCAGAGGAGAGAAAAGAGACAAGGGAAGATTCGTCGTAACTTGAAAAGATGCAAGTTTGCAACACTGCTCGGAGGCAGAGCAGAGAAAGCGTGAGGCAAGGAAGTATTTGTAAATCGCAAAGACGCAAGATCGCAACACTGCTCGAAGGAATAGCAGTTCGTATCGCCGGCCTTGTGGCCTTGTGTTCTTGCATCGGCCGTCGGGGTTCTGAACCTGCAAG
It includes:
- the LOC127291990 gene encoding uncharacterized protein yields the protein MDSSVEKGSGSLDPDGRAAASGNPKACTDCYATKTPLWRGGPEGPKSLCNACGIRYRKKRREALGLDGPKRREPVAAADAACAEDAGGEEEEEDEEQQQQPETTKKSKRVGPWGKVTVELRMVGFGKDAVLKQRRRMRRKRRLGEEEKAAILLMALSSGVIYAS